One Acropora palmata chromosome 2, jaAcrPala1.3, whole genome shotgun sequence genomic window carries:
- the LOC141863726 gene encoding neuropeptide FF receptor 2-like isoform X3 — MDNNTTTGNSSHPHICKELSCFLTKEERYVIAASLFAIALISLTGNIPILIVTLFSAKRRNSSNLATINLVISDLLMTVFCVPFVTMDLYVFDAWVFGSTMCFLVTFLQNTAIQSSLLNLLIITCEKFLAVRFPFHVRLRKQMVCRFMPVAWMLAVAESIFLVRHKKMKVYENNTYCMYDYPDQQAFQRRVAVTTVTFFCPLAVIIVLHSITAYTLGKGTNHFKLYENEEDAFKNLPRQQKRHKKATKIILVTLISIIICWGPFYVYNALLLFDFMDQLSLRSIHIGYAVCAWFLFSHCSMFPFIYCLFTQKGRETVHICSLCLRTCRMPGYGSNPTSLSNDTSNNNNGSFRGFSWIQSSLRRHSASAVIESRL; from the coding sequence ATGGACAACAACACTACTACGGGAAACTCCAGCCATCCGCACATTTGCAAAGAATTGAGTTGCTTTCTAACTAAAGAGGAAAGATACGTCATCGCTGCTTCGCTGTTTGCAATTGCACTTATCTCTCTGACCGGAAATATTCCTATTTTAATTGTAACTCTTTTCTCTGCAAAGAGGAGGAATTCTTCCAATCTCGCGACCATTAACCTTGTCATATCAGACCTCTTAATGACAGTTTTTTGTGTGCCATTTGTTACGATGGATCTTTACGTGTTTGATGCATGGGTTTTTGGGTCCACCATGTGCTTCCTGGTAACATTTCTGCAGAACACTGCCATCCAGTCCAGTTtgttgaatttattaatcatAACCTGCGAAAAGTTCTTGGCTGTTCGCTTTCCATTCCACGTGCGTCTAAGGAAACAAATGGTTTGCCGCTTTATGCCCGTCGCGTGGATGTTAGCAGTAGCCGAGTCGATTTTCTTGGTCAGgcacaaaaaaatgaaggtATATGAGAACAATACCTACTGTATGTACGATTATCCTGACCAACAGGCATTTCAAAGGCGGGTTGCTGTCACGACGGTGACGTTTTTCTGTCCTTTAGCAGTAATCATAGTTCTTCACTCTATCACCGCTTACACCCTCGGCAAAGGAACAAACCACTTCAAGCTATATGAGAATGAGGAAGACGCATTTAAAAACTTGCCAAGACAGCAAAAGCGTCACAAAAAAGCTACTAAAATTATCCTTGTGACACTCATCTCCATCATTATTTGTTGGGGACCATTCTACGTCTACAACGCTCtacttttgtttgattttatggACCAGCTTTCGCTTCGAAGCATCCACATTGGGTATGCCGTATGTGCGTGGTTCTTGTTTTCACACTGTTCAATGTTTCCTTTCATCTACTGCTTGTTTACGCAGAAGGGAAGGGAGACCGTCCACATTTGCTCTCTCTGTCTCCGAACATGCCGGATGCCAGGGTATGGATCAAACCCTACTTCCCTTTCAAATGACACttcaaacaacaataatgGTAGTTTTCGAGGATTCAGTTGGATACAATCAAGCTTGCGAAGGCACTCAGCTTCAGCCGTCATTGAAAGCCGTTTGTGA